The genomic window AGTAAACATGTCGTTGGAGGTAGAAAATGCCACGAAGGGAAAGCACAGAGAGAGGGGGGAACAGGACAGAGTGATGGATGAGAGGGAGGCCATTTGGACAGCGTGTTTAGAGGAGACCTCTCTGAGTTAGCTTCTCTTCTGCTGAGACCTGGATGACTAGAAGGAAGCAGACGTGCAAAcatcaggcagagggaacagccggTGCAAAGCTGAGGTGGAATTACAatattttacgcaaataacgcatATCTTCTAAGTTTGATTGCTAACCATTCCCTTCCCCCCaacgaggtatttttgtaagaacCACTGTGCTCGCCCCCGCCCCTTTTTTTTAGATGGTACTGTAAAAAAAAGTGAGCATAGCgtacttacgaaaatacctcgcaGGGAGAGGGAAGTCATGGTCGTCATTCAGCGACCCTGTGGGGTGGGTGCCATCACTCTCCCCATCTTATGGAGCAGTGCACTGGGCCCTTGAGTGGTTCATGGTGGTTGCTGTGGTTGGGTCGTGGGGGTTTACTGACTCAGGGCATTCTGGGTACTCCATCAGTTGGCTGATGAGCTCAAAAAGGGAGCTCAAGCTCCAGGGAATGGTACCCAGGTCTCTGGTCACCAGTGGGGCTTTCCTCTCCTGCTACAGAGCTGAAGAAGTCCCTGTACGCCATCTTCTCCCAGTTTGGCCAGATCCTAGATATCCTCGTGTCGCGGAGCTTGAAGATGAGAGGCCAGGCTTTTGTCATCTTCAAGGAGGTCAGCAGTGCTACCAACGCCTTGCGCTCCATGCAGGGCTTCCCCTTCTACGACAAGCCCATGGTGAGCATTGTGGGTGTGGTGgacgtgtgtgcgtgtgagaaATACCATGGGAGACTGGATgggtggcgggggggggcggTCGATGACTCCTCCTGTCATCTGTAGCCCAGCTTCCTCAGGAGAGCGATTTTTTGTTCCTGCTGTTTAGGGGCTCAGGGAGGGCTTTCTGGATGAGGTGAGACTTGAATGAAGAGAAGAGTTAGCTGGCGGAGGAGAGGGAGAGTCTTTCAGCAGTGGGTCGGTGTGGACTGAGACTCAGATCACCAAGCGCATATATGACTGGGGAGTTGAGTCTAGTTCCTTTGGCTGGAGCACAGGGCAGGAGGTGGTAGGGAAGGTGTGGCCTAGAGAGCATATGAAATATCAGGCAAGAGAACTGGGTTTTGTTCTGATAGTGAACTTCTATTTCGAGGGTGCTGGGGAGCCACAGAAGGGTTGCGGGAGGTGCCCATGGCTGTGGGTGGAAGTGGGTTAGAGGAGGGAGACTAGGGTCCAGTTGCCAGAGTGAGGCCGGGTCAGGCTCCCAGGTAAGAGGGGGCGGGGCAGGACCCAAGCAGGAAGGGATGGGCTGCCGACACTCAAGAGGCCCAGTGGACAGCGAGGGGACTGGTCTGTGGAGGTAAGGAATGGCCTAAAGTCTCTGCCTGGAACTAAAATTCCTGGCACATCACTTGCAGGCACCTTTGGTTCTTTTCGTTGGGGCTTCTCTCTTGTTCTCTGGTCAGTTTTCGAGTTTTACTGGGTTGACCAGGCCTCCCTGACCCAGCTCCCTTGGGGAGGTGACCTCAGTATGGGAGACAATTATGTGGAAGCAGTGGGCCTGAGGGCAGCTGCCCCTGGGAATGGGAGCCTAAGTTGCCACATCTTCCAGTTGCCTTTCACAGGCAGCTAGAAATTCGCATTTTAGGTGTAAAAATCATGAGTATTTTTGGATTGTTCTCCCCGCTTTTGCCCCTAAATTACTGCTTGGGCCATATCAAGCTCTCAAGCCCGTTTGAGTTGTCAGGAAGTCCTGTCAACTCTACCTTCACCCGTCTACTGCTTCTCACCCTTCCACTGCTGCTGAGCTGGTCCCAGCCACTAGCTCCCTCCCCAGGACTGGCAGTGGCCTGCTTGCTGTCCCCCTGCTTGTACATCTACTCCCCACCCTACAGCCAAGACGCCACTGCTCTGCTCAGAGCACTCGTGTCTCCTGCCTTTCTGGAAGAGACGGCCCTCACCATGGTCCTCCTGCTTCCAGCCCCTGTGGCATGTCTGGCCTCATTTTCTCCCCCTCTGCTCTCCGCATTGTCCTCCTTGCTGTTGTTGAAACACCCCGGGCACACCTTAGCTCTTGGCTAGGCTGTTCCCTTTTCTAGGACATTCTTTCCCCCACTTGTCCATATGGCTCCTTCCCTGAATGGCGCCTGCACAGGTGTGACTTCAGTGAGGCCTTTCCTGGCTACCTTGTCCGAAAACTTCAATTCTTCTCAATGCTTCACATTCCCCTTCACATTCTCAGTTCACTTTTAATCTTCCTTTTATCTCCCTGACTGAatgagctccctgagggcagggacttgggtctgttgtattcACCACTGCTCCCCGAGCGTAGAGCGTAGAGCGGGCAAGTGCGTTCTCCATACACAGCTGGGAGACTTGTGTGACTGGAAAATCTCCTGGCTCCGTAGGCTTCTGCCCTTGGCCTGATGTTCAGAGCTGTCCCATCTTTCTTTAAAAATGGCAACAGCCCAttcactgagcacttactatgtgtttTAACTTTTGTCTTCATAGCAATCCTTTTGGTGAGGATAATATAACTCCAATTTTAtgaatgaagaaattgaggccaaGCAATTTTTATAGGATTACTCAGCAAGCCTATGGTTGGGTCCGATTTTGAACACAGGTAATTTGGCTCTGACACCTATGCTCTTGACCTTTCTCCTTCTACTCTGTAGCGAATCCAGTATGCCAAGACAGACTCTGATATCATTGCCAAGATGAAGGGCACCTTCGTGGAGCGGGACCGCAAGCGGGAGAAGAGGAAGCCCAAGAGCCAGGAGACCCCAGCTGCCAAGAAGGCTGTGCAGGGCGGGGCAGCTGCctctgtggtgggggccgtcCAGGGGCCTGTTCCGGTAAGCCAGCGCCCACAGACTGTCCCTCTTGCCCTTGGGCCTTCCTCAGCCACGTGGCCTGGCCAGGTCAGGGTAGGGGAAGCTCTCCTCTTGGGGATTCAAACTCCTCCCTTTCATTTCCTTAAAGAGGTCGTATGTCTGTCTCAGGTGGTTGAGTGACTGGATGATGGTATCTCCTCTCTGAAATACCTCATGGTCTTTCCCTGTGGttctgtttcttggtttcttATTCTCTCTCTCGATCCTGGTTTTATTGTCTGTGCTTTTTATGTTAACGTACATGTAGAAAATCCAGAGGAATGTATTCACCAGCTATTAGAATTAGTAAGTAAATTTAACAAGGTTGTTGGATATAAGGCCAATATGAAAAAATCAATTGCACATCTGTATGTTAGCAACAACAAGtagaattagaaaaacaaaacactgttcacagtagcaactTGAAGTCCATCAGAAGGTGTGCAGACCCTCTACCCTGAAACCACAGgacattgctgagagaaatttgAGACAACCTGAACACCTGGATGGGAAGTcccaatattgttaagatgtcagttctccaAGTTGAGCTATAGATGcgatgcaattcccatccaaatcccaGCAAGTATTTTTGTGAAGGTCGATGGGCTGTTTCTAAAATACTTGTGCAAAGGCACGGCCAAGGCAGGTGAGAAAAACAAAGCTGGAGGACCTGTGCTACGAAGTGGCAAGTCTCCTAAAGCTAAAACAATCTAGATAGTGTGGGCTGGGGATAAGGGTGGGAAGATAGACCAGTGGGACAGACCAGTCTGGAAACAGATCCACGCATGTGTGGCTACTTAACTTGTGATAAAGGACCTGCTGCAATTGAGTGTGGAAGGGACTTTTCTTCACAGAAGATGATGATGAACCAATCGGCTGCCTGTAAGGGGAAAAACAAGCCCAGCCTTGTACTAGATATAAAAGGTAATTTGAGATCGATCACAGACTTGAACGTGACCGCTAAAACAAGATTCTAGAAAACAGGAAAATGCCTTCATGACCTTGGTGATGGCATTGAAACTGGAAACATCCTGTTTTCTAAACAGGATACAAAAAGCACGAACTATAAAAGAAAAGATGGGTAAGCTGGACCCTTTGGTCGACCTGAGTCTCCGTGTTGGGCTTTCTGACCGGGTCATGCTTTGTTTGTCCACCTCCACCGCAGCCAGCGTGTGGGTCCGACACGCTCTGAGCTGCTATTCTGGCTTCCCCACTGTCGTCACTCTTCCCTCTCCTGGGCCCAGCTTTCTGTCCGATTGACGTACTTCCACATCTGACTGTAGGTTGTGAGTCCAACCCTGGCAGCCCCACCATCTCTGCTGTGTGCAGGGCTGTGGGCTGTGCGCTGTTAGGCTGCCTCCCCCCcatcccctccccaccaccacccctcccATTTCTTCCCACCATCTTTCCTGATCAGCCTTTTCCATCTTTGATTCCactgcctttttttctctctaggtcttggtctccccctccccccccgtcCCCTCAAAATTTTTCTGCACTGGGCAAATTATTGCacaagacctttttaaagtgttgaaaagcaaagatttcaccttgaggactaaggtgcaccagacccaagtcatggtgttttcagttgcctcctatgcaggcaaaagctggacaatgcataaggaagactgaagaactgatgcctttgaattatggtgttgaatataccacggactgccagaagaagaagtatagccagagtgctccttggaaacaaggatggcaaaactacatctcatgtactttggacatgttattggcaatgccctggagagggacatagtgcttggtaaggaaaggggtcagtgaaaaaagaggaagaccctcaatgaaatgaattaacacagtggctgcaaaaaccaGCTGAAATATAGCAAGGATTacgagaatggtgcaggactaggcagtgttttgttctgttatatgcagggttgctatgagtcggaaccgactcaacagcacctaacaacgacaaagtTTTTTTGCTAGAAACGAAAGTATCCCTTACTCATTGTAGCAAATACTTCCACTCCGCTCAACAAAAGTTAAAGATTGTTAGcattttgattgttttttctgcttttttctccCTATTCGTAGATAAGCAAAGCTCAGTCTTATCAACTAattttctgtaaatttttttttttgtttcactaTGGGTTTCTTGCCTTGTCCATCTGTCTCCGGGTGTCCAGTATCTGCTTGTTTCGCCTCTTCCTGAGCCTGGGTCACTCTCCACGTGTCTGTCACCCTGGGTTTCCTCTGATGACCTTGTCTCCTGCTGACACTGTCTGCACGCCTTCTCCCACTGCCAGCCAGTCTCAAGTCCTGTCCCCTCTTTCCACAGGGCATGCCGCCAATGACACAGGCACCCCGCATCATGCACCACATGCCGGGCCAGCCTCCCTACATGCCTCCACCCGGCATGATCCCGCCGCCGGGCCTCGCACCCGGCCAGATCCCGCCAGGGGCCATGCCCCCACAGCAGCTTATGCCGGGACAGATGCCGCCTGCCCAGCCTGTAAGTGTCTAGTTCTCTGGGGTCTCTGGAGAGTCCTGGTAA from Loxodonta africana isolate mLoxAfr1 chromosome 11, mLoxAfr1.hap2, whole genome shotgun sequence includes these protein-coding regions:
- the SNRPA gene encoding U1 small nuclear ribonucleoprotein A, encoding MAVPETRPNHTIYINNLNEKIKKDELKKSLYAIFSQFGQILDILVSRSLKMRGQAFVIFKEVSSATNALRSMQGFPFYDKPMRIQYAKTDSDIIAKMKGTFVERDRKREKRKPKSQETPAAKKAVQGGAAASVVGAVQGPVPGMPPMTQAPRIMHHMPGQPPYMPPPGMIPPPGLAPGQIPPGAMPPQQLMPGQMPPAQPLSENPPNHILFLTNLPEETNELMLSMLFNQFPGFKEVRLVPGRHDIAFVEFDNEVQAGAARDALQGFKITQSNAMKISFAKK